The genomic window GAGGATGGAGGCTCCGAGACCATCCGGGGCGACGCCTACAACCTGATCATCTGGGCGTTCCGGCCCGGGGATGCCACGATCACCGCCTCTCCCCGGGGTGGAGGAAGCCCGGCCACCCTCCAGGTGCAAGTCCGCGCGCCCAGCACCGGGGCGGTGACCGGCTACCCCGCCCCCACCAAGGCCGACCCGGGCTCCAAGGGCTACGTCTCGGCGAAGGACAGCGAGGATAGCGCGAACAAGCAGCGAGACAATGCGTGCCGGCCCGTGAAGCCGAAGGTCGGGGAGGGGAGGAACATCAATCTGGGGGGCGAGTACGAGACGCCGGGGTTCGAGGACTACACCACGAGCCTTCCGCATAGCGGATTCTCCGGGAAGCACACCGGCGACCGATGGGTCTTCCGGCCGTGGACCGACGATCCCCAGGCGGGCGTGGGCAACAGCAAGGCGCTCAACATCTGCTCCCGCGGCACACCGCTGGACAACGATGCCATCGCCTCCATCAGGCGCATGGCGGCCAAGGGCTGCCGGATCACCTACTGCGGCGAGAAGAAACACATCGACGCGCTGAAGACGGCCTTCCCCGGCCACACCACCCTGGACGACCTGGTCATCGGCTCGACGAATTGTTATGTGATGGAGCTGCCCTGAGCCGCCCCCGCGATGCCGGGGTTGAGTCATGACGCATCCCGCCCCGAGGCGGCTCCCGCCGCGTGACCTCGATTACGGCTTCAGGACGACCTTGATGCACTCGTCCTGCTTGTCCCGGAAGGTCCGGTACATCGCCGGGGCGTCGTCGAGGTTGGCGCGGTGGGTGATGAGGAAGGTCGGGTCGATCTCGCCCTTCCGGATCCGCTCCAGGAGCGGCTTCATGTAGCGCTGCACGTGGCACTGGCCGGTCATGATCCGCAGCGACCGGTTCATCACCGAGCCCATCGGGAACTTGTCGATGAGCCCGCTGTAGACGCCGACCACCGAGACGGTCCCGCCGCTGCGGCAGCACATGATCGCGTCGCGCAGGACGTTCGGCCGGTCGTTCTCCAGCATCAGGCCCTGCTTGACGCGGTCCACCAGGAACATCGCCGTGGAGCCGTGGGCCTCCATCCCCACCGCGTCGATCACCGAGTCCGGGCCGCGGCCGCCGGTCATCTCCATCAGCGTGCGGTAGACGTCGTGCTCCTCGTAGTTGATCGTCTCGGCCTTCACCTTCTCCCGGGCCACGCGGAGGCGGGCCTCAACGCGGTCGATGCCGATGACCCGCTCGGCGCCCAGGAGGTAGGCGCTGGCCATGGCGAAGAGGCCGACGGGGCCGCAGCCCCAGACGGCGATGACGTCGCCCGGCTTGATGTCGCACATCTCCGCCCCCATGTAGCCGGTGGGGAAGATGTCCGAGAGGAACAGCACCTGCTCGTCGGTCATTCCGTCGGGCACCTTGATCGTCCCGACGTCGGCGAACGGCACCCGCGCGTACTCGGCCTGCCCGCCCGCGAATCCGCCCATCATGTGGGAGTAGCCGAAGACGCCCGCGGGCGAGTGCCCCATCAGCTTCTCGGCGATCCAGGCGTTCGGGTTGGAGTTCTCGCAGCACGAGTACATCTGCCGGCCGCACTGGTAGCAGCTGCCGCAGGCGATCGGGAAGGCGACGACCACCCGGTCGCCCTTCTTGACCTTCCTCGTCCCCTTGCCGACCTCCACGACCTCGCCCATGAACTCGTGGCCGAAGATGTCGCCCGGCTCGACCGTGGGGATGAAGCCGTTGTAGAGGTGCAGGTCGGAGCCGCAGATCGCGGTCGAGGTGATCCGCACGATCGCGTCCTGGTCGTTGAGGATCTTCGGGTCGGGGACCCGCTCCACCCGCGTCTTGCCGGGCGAGACGAACGTGTTCGCTCTCATGATCATCCCTCGTTCGGTGTCTCGTATGCTGGTGGGGGGGACGCCGACGGGAGGCGGCCCCGCGCCCGTTCATCGCGCCGGGATCGACCCCGGCGGCTGCGCGGGGCGCTGGGCGATATGCGTCCCGTCGAAGCCGCCCGAGGAGAGGACGACCTCGCCCGTCTCCATGACCTGCTTGAAGTGGCGGAGGTCGTCGGACACCTGCTGGTCGGGGGACTCGCCGAAGAGCCAGGCGAACCAGAGGCCGAGGGCACCGCCCGGCGGGTCCACCCACATCCGGACGTGGACCTCCGTGCCCCGCCCGCCCGGCGCCGGCGCGAATCGGACCGAGCCGCGGGTGTCCACCCGGCCGCCGACCGACTCCCAGCCGATGAGCTGGTTGGGCACGTCCTTGGTGATCTCGGCGTCCCACTGGACCGTCATGCCGGCCGGGGCCTTGGCCGTCCATCGGGAACGCGTCTCGCCCTCGACCTCGACGGACTCCAGGTGGGACATGATCCGCGGCAGGTTGCGGAAGTCGCGCCAGAAGCGGTAGAGCTCCTCCGCGGGGCGGTTGATCGTGACCGACTTGATGACCTCGCTCGCGGCCCGCCTCGCGGGCCGGCGGCTCCGGCCGAGCTGGAGGGCGTTGCCGGCGTCCAGCACGGTGATGCCGGCGATGGCCGCCGTGGCGGCCGCCATCCGGTTCGGGTCCTCCGGCCCGGAGGCCATCGCGCCGGACAGGAGGGACAGGTGCACGGCGTCGCCCGCGACGCGGGCCCAGAGCCAGCCCGTCGGCTTCCGCGTGGCGAGGATGCCAATCCCGCAGGCCACCTCCTGGAGGCCCACGAGCCGGAGGATGGTCTCATCGGCGTGGTCGCCGCGGGCCCCGATGAGCCTCGCGATGCCGCGGGGCGCCGCGAGCGACGCGAGGCCCAGCCCGATGCTGAACCAGCCGAGGGCCTTCGCGAGCCGTTCGCCGCCGTCTCCCCGGCCGGACACGGCCTCCGGATCGATCGCGGACCGAGAGCGCGGGAGCTGTCGCGAGCCGGGGTACGCCGGCCTGGGGCTGAGGTGCGTCGTCGTCATGGTCGCTCCGTTCTCCTTGGGACCTTCCCGGGCGCGGGCCGATGCCCGGCGCTTGCCCCGTACGGGCGCGCGGGATCTGCGGGGCGCCTCCGACCCGAGGGGGCGCGTCCCGGACGCGGCCGGCCTCTCCGGGCTGCCCGGCCGATCGATGAATCCGGTGCGGCGCGGTCTTGCTGGGGCGGACCGCGATCCATCGCCCGAACGGACCGAGCCGTGCCGGGACGACGGTCCGCCGGGATCCCCCTCTCACGGTGCTAGCGATTCTCGGGCCGTAATCCCGCGGAGACGTGTGGGATTATCAGCAAAACAACGCGCGAGCCATGCGTGGGCTCAACTCGGCTCGCGCGGACGAGGGCGAGCTCGCCCCGGCCGATCGGGGTCCGATCCCGGCCATCCGGGCTCGTGCGGGCAGCCCCGGGGCGTCGCGGAGCCGGGCGTGCAGGATGACGGCGAGGGGCCCGCGGGCGGCCCCCTCGCATCGCGGCGGGGTCAGGAGTGGCCGTTGGACGCCTGGAGGATGACGGGGCGTGCGGGCGTCGGGTCGGCGAAGCGGAGCGGCATGCCGTCCTCGGCCCGGTGGTAGAGGGTCCGGTGCGGGAACGGGATCTCGATGCCCAGCTCGTCGAACCGATTCTTGATCCGGCGGAGGAGCTCGCGCTTGACGCTCCACTGCTGGAGGGGGCGGGTCTTGATGAAGAACTTGATGACCACGCTCGACTCGCCCAGCGTATCGACGCCGAGCATCGTCGCGTCCTCGAGGATCATCGGGGCGTAGAGCGGATCCTCTCGCAGGTCGCGGGCGAGGGACGCGAGGACCTCCATGACGCGGTCCACGTTCTCCTTGTAGGCGACGCCGATCTCGAAGAGGGCCCGGGACCAGCCGTGGGTGGAGTTGGTCACGGCCGTGACCTGGCCGTTGGGGACGAAGTGGACGCGGCCCTCCAGGTCGCGGAGGACGGTCATCCGCAGGGTGATCTTCTCCACCTGGCCGGACAAAGCGCCGATCTGGACGACGTCGTTCAGCTTGTACTGGTTCTCCAGCAGGATCACGAAGCCGTAGAAGTAGTCGCGGATCAGGTTCTGGGCCCCGAAGGCGACCGCCAGGCCGAAGACGGCGGCACCGCCGAGCAGGGGGGCGATCGGGATGCCCGACTCCTGGAGCAGCATCATGCCGCCGCCGACGACGACGGCCACGGAGACGGCGTTGTGGAAGACCCCCACCAGCGTCCGCGCCCTCGCCTCGCGCTCGACGCTGGACCCGCGGGCCCCGCTGTGGGCGAGCAGCCGGATGACCCGCTCGGTGAAGAACCGGGAGAGGACCTGGGCGACGGCCATCGCCAGCAGGATGACCAGGATCTTGGGCCCGTGCTCGATGAGCCAGGCGAGGACGTTGTGCAGGCTGAACGGGTTCTCCAGCCTCCGGACCTCCGCCTCGGCGATCTTCACCTCGGCGCGGGCGGCCTCCGCCTTGCGGAGCGTCTCGATCCGGTCGGCCTGGAGCGACGCCTGCGCGGCGTGCAGCTCCTCCAGGCGGGTGGTGCTCTCCTGGACCTCGTCCGACGCTTCCTTCAGCTTCTTCTCGGAGTCCTGCACCTTGGCGAGCAGCGGGTCGAGCTCATCCCGCGGCGCCCCGGCGAGCGAACGCTCGCGGAACCGGGCGGTGAGCGCGGCGTGGATCTCCGTCGCGTTCTCGCTCCGCTTGCGGGCGGTGGCGAGCATCTTCTGCTCGAGGGCGATGTCCCGCTCCAGGCTCTCCTGCCGCTCGGTGATCGACCTCGCCGCGGCCTCGGCCTCCTTCTCCGCCTCGACCTTGGTCTGGGCGTCCTTCTCGGCCTGCTCCAGCTCCTTGCTGACGGGCCTGGAGCGGGGGCCGGCGGGCGTCGCGGGCGACGACGACGCGGCCGGGGCCTCCGCCTTCGCGGCCCCGTCGTGCCCCGTCGTCGAGGGCGGCGCCGGGAGCCCGGGGATCGCGGGCGAGGCCGGCGCGGCGGGCGCCGGTTTCGTGCCGCCGCCCGACGCCGGCGCGGGGCCCCCCGGCGCGGCGGGGGCGGGCTCGGGCGAGGGGGCCGCGGCGTCGGACGGCCTCGTCGGGGCGGCGTCCGGGGCGGGCCTCCCCTCGAGCCTCGCCAGCGCCTGGCGGTCGCGCGCGATCTTCTGGCCGAGGTTGGCGGCCAGCTCGACCGAGGTCCGCCGGGCCTCGATGGCCAGGTCGAAGCGCTGCTTGGTCAGCTCGCGGGCCTTGATCAGGCGCTCGACCTTGGCCTCGGCCTCCTTCCGCTTCGCGGCGTCGCCCGGCGGGAGACCCTTCAGCTCCGCCCTGGCCACCGTGAGCGCCTTGTCCACGCGGTCGAATGTGGCCTCGGCCTGGGCGTACTCCCCCTTCGGGTCGTCGATCTCGCCCTTCAGGTGGGCGAGGCGCTTCTCGTCGTCCTCGATCGCCCGCTGGAGCCGGGTGATCTGCTCGGCGACCGACTCCGCGGCGGGCTCCGCGGCCGGGGCCGTCGCCCGGCGGGCCGACCGTTGCTTCGGCGGGGCGGCCTGGTAGGCCAGCGCGAGCGGGGCCGGATCCGAGCCCCCTGGGCGAGGCATCGGCGTCGTCGCGCCGGCCGGCCGGCTCTCGGAAGGTCGGGACGGCTCCTCGCTCCGCGAGGGCGAGGCGAGGCCAAGCCAGGCGATCAGCGACAGCGTCGAGGGGAGCACATATCTCAAGACCGATCTCCTTCCGCATGACGACGGGCGCCCATCGGGCCGTCGAGGAGGCCCCTGGGCGCGGGCAGCACTTATCGAGCAATTTCCCGGAACCCTCAACCCCAGTTCGGCGCCGGGAACCGCCGACCGCGTCGGACGACTCGGCGAGACGCTCGCGAATTCGCGAGAGGGGCGTTGCGCCCCGGACGGCCACGGCGGAGGGGAGAGATAGCCGGGCCCTTGAGCGTCCCCGGTTGAAAGGCACCGAGGCCTCCGATAACCTGGCAATCCGAATGCCGGAATACGGCCAGTCCGGCATGCAGCCATCCGGTGCAAGTCGCGCGCCGACCGCGGCCAGGAGGACGGCCCGGGGCATCCGGCGGTACGGCCCTTGCGGCGAAACCGGATCGCACGGGCGCGAACCGTTCAGGGGACCCGCCACGTCACCGTCATCCATGGGGTGGAGCATGTCGAAGAGCATCGCGGACGGTCGGACGAGCCGGCGGTCCTTCCTCGGCGGCGTGGCGTCCCTGGCGGGATGTGTGGCGCTGCCTCGCGTCGCGATCGGGGGCGAAGGCTCGAGGCCGAACTCGGTATTCGGCGGCGTGCACGTCGGCTGCAACACGTACAGCTACCGAGGCGAGCGGGAGACGGCCGAGGACACGCTCAGGGCCCTGCTCGAGGACGGCCTGAGCGAGGTCGAGCTGAAGGCCGGGCCGATCCGGTCCTTCGCCGGCATGCCCGCCGCGCCGAAGTCCGGCGATAAGCCCACGCGGCCCAAGGACGCCCAGCGGCACGCGCAACTGGCCCGGTGCGTCGAGCTGAGGAAGATGTACAACGACGCGGGCGTGAACATCCACATCCACAAGCTCGAGTTCGGCCCGACCGACGAGGACATCGACTTCAGCTTCGAGGTCGCGAAGGTCCTGGGCTGCAAGGCGATCACCACCGAGCGCAGCGACCGGATGGTCAGGCGGCTCGCGCCGTTCGCCGAGAAGCACAAGGTCTGGGTCGCCTTCCACAACCACACCGACAACACGCCGACGATCGAGGACATCGACCCGCTGATGCAGGCCGGCGACTACGTCGGCTTCAACTTCGACATCGGCCACTACGTCGCCGGCACGAAGGGCAAGTCGCCGATCCCGGTCATCGAGAAGTATCACGACAAGATCATCAGCCTGCACCTGAAGGACCGCAACGCCGCCGGCGGCAACCTCCCCTGGGGCGAGGGCGAGACGCCGATCAGGGAGGTGCTGCAGCTCGTCAAGAAGGAGCGGTGGCCGATCTACGCCGACATCGAGCTGGAGTACCGCGTCCCGAAGGGTTCGACCGCGGTGAAGGAAGTGGCGAAGTGCGTCGCGTACTGCCGGGAGGCGCTCGCCTGAAGTGAGCCGAGAGGCCCGGGGCCGGTCGACGGATGGCCGAAGGTTTGCCGTCGCGCAGCCTCGCCATCATTCCTCTCCCTCGCCCGCTTGCGGGAGAGGGGCGGGGTGAGGGTCCACGATCGCCTTGGCCCCGGGGGTGACTTCGACCCGAGGGTGAGCCTCGGCTCACCCGGTCGCCGGGCGGAGCCGGCTCCCACGGGGTTGGCTGGACCAGACTTCCCGATCCGTACGCGGACGCCGTCCCTCCACGAACCTCACCCGGCGCCCGGCCGCCTAGCGCCGGAGCGGGGCAAGGGCGGGGGCTCGGCGTCGTTGCCCCAGTCGGTCAGCATGGCCGGCTCGTCGGCCGCCGGCGACGGCCCGGATGGCCTCGAGAAGAGGCGGTAGGCGAGGTAGCCGGAGAGTGCCAGGCCGCCGAGGAAGATGAAGAGGGAGAAGCCGAGCTCCGGCGCCTTGCCTTCCTCCAGGATGACGTAATCCGGGGCGAGCGAGCTGTCGAGCCTCGACAGGCGGTCGCCGACGCGACTCTTCACGTCGATCCCGTACTGGAGCATCCCCTTCACGTCGCGGGTCGAGACGAGCCGGTCGCGATTCGCGGCCAGCGCCTTGAGCGCGGCGGCCTCGTCCCCCTTGTCCAGCTTCCTGAGGTCGTTGATGGTCCCGAGGATCTCCGGGTCCTTCGTCAGGACGAGCAGGTGCGTCGGGCTATCCTCGCCCGAAGTCCCGCGGACCGGGATGTACGCCTCCTTCACGCCCCCGATCAGCTTCGATCGGTACATCGCCTCGACCAGGTTGAGCCGGCATCCGTTGACCTGGAACCAGCCGTGGCGCGGCTTCTCCTTCACGAACTCGTCATAGCTGAGCACCCGGCACTCCCGGTGCACCAGGCCCATGTACAGGCCCTGCCCCCCGCCGATGACCATGACCACGGCGATCAGCACGACGAAGCAACCCAGCCGCATGGACCCGCTCCCCGCGCGAGGATTTGACGGCCCTGGGACGGCGTCGCGCCTGCGACACGCCCCGTCCCGGCCCGCCCCTCACATCGAACCACAAGGAGCGGGCCCGAGCAAGAAGTTGACAGGCCGCGACGGGCGGACGAGGGGGACCGGCCGAGGCCCGCGGCCCGCTCAGGCCAGCAATTGCTTCACGACGTGGGCCGGCTCCACGCCGGTGAGCTTCTGGTCCAGGCCCTGGTAGCGGAAGGTGAAGCGGCTGTGGTCGAAGCCCAGCAGGTGCAGGATCGTCGCGTGGAAGTCGCGGACGTGGACGGGGTCCTTGACGATGTTGTAGGAGAAGTCGTCCGTCTCCCCGTGGATCGCCCCGCCCCTGGCCCCGCCGCCGGCCATCCACATGGTGAAGCAGCGCGGGTGATGGTCGCGGCCGTAGTTGTCGTGGGAGAGGCCGCCCTGCGAGTAGATCGTCCGGCCGAACTCGCCGCCCCAGATGACGAGCGTCTCGTCCAGCAGGCCGCGCGCCTTCAGGTCCTGGACCAGGCCCCAGCAGGCCTGGTCCACGTCCCTGCACTGGGAGGGCATCCGGCCGCCGACGTTGGCGTGGTGGTCCCAGTTGTTGTGATAGATCTGGACGAACCGCACGCCGCGCTCGACCATCCGCCGCGCCAGCAGGGCGGAGTGGGCGAAGGAGCCGGGCCTGCGGGCCTGCTCCCCGTAGAAGGCGTACGTGGAGGCCGGCTCGCGCGTGAGGTCCGTCAGCTCGGGGACCGAGGACTGCATCCGGAAGGCCAGCTCGTACTGCTCGATCCGGGTGTGCGTCTCGGGGTCGCCCACGACCTTCGCGTTCATCTCGTTGAGGGCGCGGAGGCCGTCCAGCGTATTCCGGCGGACCTCGCCCGGCACGCCCGGCGGGTTGTTGATGAAGAGGATCGGCTCGCCGCCGCTGCGGAACGAGACGCCGGCGTGCTCGCCCGGGAGGTAGCCGGAGGACCAGAGCCGCCCGGAGATCGCCTGGAGCTGCTCCGTGTTCGTCGGCTTCGCCACCAGGACGACGAACGTCGGCAGGCTGTCGTTGAGCGAGCCCAGCCCGTAGCTGGCCCACGAGCCCAGGCAGGGCCGGCCGGTCACCTGGTTGCCCGTCTGGATGAACGTGATGGCCGGCTCGTGGTTGATGGCCTCGGTGTGCATGCTCCGGATGAAGCACAGGTCGTCGACCATCCGCGACGTGTACGGCAGCAGCTCGGTCATCCACATGCCGCACTCGCCGTGCTGCGCGAACTTGTACTTGGACGGGGCGATCGGGAACCGCTTCTGGCCCGAGGTCATCGTCGTGAGCCGCTGGCCCTGGCGGACCGAGTCCGGCAGGTCCTTGTCGTACCAGCGGTCCATCTGCGGCTTGTGGTCGAACAGGTCCATCTGCGACGGCCCGCCGACCATGTGCAGGTAGATGACGTGCTTCGCCTTCGGCGGGAAGTGCGTCCTCGCCGCGGCCGCGCGGTCGGGCACGGCCGAGGTCGACCCCGCGGACGCCCCCATCGCGGCGAGGCCGTCGCGGCCGAGCAGGGCGGCGAGCGCGCCCCAGCCGACGGCGTTCACCCCCCGGCCCAGGAGCTGGCGGCGGGTCTCCATCCGGAGGTAGTCGTGCAGGGGGTTCATGGTCGCGCCTCGGCGGGGGTCATCGCGGACGGTCAGGGCCGCTCACTTGTTGAGCACTTCATCCAGGTTCATCATCTCGTTGGCCAGCATCGTCCAGGCGGCGAGGGTCGGAGGGTCGACGCCGGCGGGCGGCCTCAGCTCGCCCACGGCCAGGAGCTTCGTCGCGTCCTCCGGGTGCGACCGGTAGAACGCGGCGAGGCGATCGACCGAGGCCCTCACGACGGCCATCTCCTCGGGCCGCAGCGGGCGGGCCAGGAGCCGTTCGGCGAGCAGCGAGACGCGGGCCTCCGGGTCGGCCGACGGCAGCGCCAGGGCGAGCAGGGCCAGGCCCCGGGCCGCCTCCACGAACTGCGGGTCGTTGAGCGTGACGAGCGCCTGGAGCGGCGTGTTGGTGCGCTCGCGGCGGACCGTGCAGACCTCGCGGCTGGGGGCGTTGAAGACCTCCAGCGAGGCCGGCGGCGCGCTCCGCTTCCAGAACGTGTACAGGCTGCGGCGATGCAGCCCCTCGCCGGCGTCGGCCCGGTAGGACTTCGTGTTGCTCTCCGGCATGGCGACGGCCTCCCAGACCCCGTCGGGCTGGTACGGCCGGACGCTCGGCCCGCCGACCTTCGCCGAGAGCAGCCCCCCCGCGGCCAGGGCGTAGTCGCGCACGACCTCGCCGTCGAGCCGGAACCGCGGCCCGCGCGAGAGCAGGCGGCCCTGCGGGTCCTTCTCCAGCTTCTCCGGCGTCGCCACGCCCGCCTGGCGATAGGCGGAGGAGTTCGCGATCAGCCGGAAGAGCCGCTTGACGTCCCAGCCCGACTCGCGGAACTCGACGGCCAGCCAGTCGAGCAGCTCGGGATGCGAGGGGAGCTCGCCGCTGACCCCGAAGTCCCCGGCCGTGGCCACGAGCCCGGAGCCGAAGACCTCCTGCCAGAACCGGTTGACGGTGACCCTCGCGGTGAGCGGGTTCTCCGGCCGGAGCAGCCAACGCGCCAGGCCCAGCCGGTTCCTGGGCAGGTCCGCGGGCATCGGCGGCAGGACGTCCGGCGTGCCCGCCGTCACGGCGTCCCGGCGCTTGTCGTACTCGCCGCGGAAGAGCACGTACGCCGTCGCCGGGCCCGGCTTCTCCTCCATCACGTGCGCGACCGTGCCGCGGGAGCGGATCGCGTCCAGCTCCTCCTCGACGCGGGCGAGCTCGGCCTTCAGCCCCCTCGACCGGGCGTCCCTCGCGTCGGTCCACCAGGCGAGCAGGCCGTCGCGGAGGGCCTCCGCCCGCGGGCCCGCCGGGTCGTCCCGCAGGTCGAGCGCCCGCCCGGCCGCCGCGATGCCCGCCACCTCGGCGTCGCCGATGGCCCGGTCGTGGATCCGGACGTCGCTGATGGCCACCGCGTCGAGCCCCTGCCCCGCGTGCCGCTGGCCGATCTTGAGCGGGACGCCCGTGCGGATGGTGCCCTTCAGCGTGTCCGCCGCGACGTCCGTGGCGGCGGGCCGGCCGTCGATGTACAGCTTCAACCCGGACGCCTTCGACGAGCCGTCGTAGGTGACGAAGACGTGGATCCAGGTCTTCATCGGCACCCCCTCGCGGCTCACCACCTTCGCCGCGTCGTCGGCCCACGAGTGGACGAGGTGCGCGGCGACCTTGTCGCCCTCGACCCAGAGGTCCCAGCCGCGGTAGCCGCCGCCGCGGTTGTCCATGCGGGCGAGGACCGAGCCGTACTGGCCGCCGCGATCGATGCGGATCCAGGCCCCGTAGGCGAACGGCCGGTCGCGCTCGAAGTCGCCGGCGTCGGCCGATTCGAAGGCCGGCCGCGCGGGCGTCGTCCCCTTCGGCCCCCCGCGGCCCCCCTGCCCCGTCCGGGCCTCGAGGCCGACGACGAGCCGCCGCCCCCCCTCCGGCGCCAGGGACGCCAGGGCGTCCCGGTCCTGCGCCTTGAGCCACGCCTCCAGCTCCGGGAGGGCCTGGGCCGAACGCCTCTCGATCTGTCCCTTCAGGTCGGCGGCCCGGGGCTTCAGCGCCTGGTACCGGGCGCGGTCGGCGGCGGCGGGCACGGCGATGACCGGCGGCGTGTCCTTGACGTTGCCGTCGTACGCGCCCTGGGTGGAGTTGTTGAAGAACGCCGAGAGCTCGTAGAAGTCCCGCTGGGGGAGCGGGTCGAACTTGTGGTCGTGGCAGACCGCGCAGCCCGCGGTCAGGCCGAGCCAGACCTGGGCGAAGGTCTCGGTGCGGTCCCTCGTGTAGTTGGCCAGGTTCTCCTCGGCGATCGTGCCCCCCTCGTTCGTCGTCGCGTTGCAGCGGTTGAAGCCGGAGGCGATGAGCTGGTCGAGCGTCCGATCCGGCAGCAGGTCGCCGGCGAGCTGCTCGACGGTGAAGCGGTCGAAGGGCATGTTCCGGTTGAAGGCGTCGATCACCCAGTCGCGATAGGAGTACATCTCGCGGTAGTTGTCGAAATGGTAGCCGTGGGTGTCCGCGTAGCGGGCGGCGTCCAGCCAGTACCGGGCGCGGTGCTCGCCCCAGCGGGGGGAGTCGAGCAGGTGGTCGACGAGCCTCGCGTAGGCGTCCGGCGACGCATCGCGGGCGAACCGCTCGACCTCGGCCGGCTCCGGCGGGAGCCCGGTGAGGTCCAGGCTGAGCCGGCGGATCAGCGTGCGGCGGTCGGCCTCGGGCGCGGGGCGGAGTCCTGCTTCCTCGAGCTTCGCCAGGACGAACCGATCGATCGGGTTGCGGACCCAGGCCTCATCCTTGACCTTCGGCGGGGCGGGCCGCACGGGCGGGATCAGGGACCAGTGGGCCTGGTACTCCGCGCCCGCCTTGATCCAACGCGCGAGGAGGTCCTTCTGCTGGGGCGTCAGCGTCTTGTGCGAGGAGGCGGGCGGCATCAGCTGGGTGCGGTCGTCCGAGGCGATGCGGGCGATGAGCTCGCTGCCGTCCGGGTCGCCGGGCGTGATCGCGCCGGCCTCGACGGCCGCCTCGCGGCGGTCCAGCCGCAGGTCGCCCTTCCTCGACGCGCTGTCCGGGCCGTGGCAGGCGAAGCAGTTCTCCGCCAGGATCGGCCGGATGTCCCGGTTGTACCGGATCGCCGGCGAGTCCGCCGCCCTGGCGGCGGGCGCGGCGAGCAGGGCGATCGCGAGGAGGGCCGGCGGGATGGTTGTGCGGCTCATGGAGTCGTCCCCTCGACCCGGGTGGGGCGGGTTGCAGTCCAGTCGGATGCGGATCGGGGCGGGCAGGCGCGGCGGGCTGCCTCGCGCACGACGAGGCATCGAAGGCGGTGTCCATGAATCGTAATCCCCCGAATGATCGGGCCGCAAGGAGAATCGGGCCGAAACGAAGACCCCTCGGGGCCCGGAGTCCCGGCCCCCGGGCGTCGCGGCGATGGCCCCGCGACGACCGTTGTGGGAAGATCGTCGCGGAACGGATGGAAGTGATCGCGGCGCGACGGCGGCCTGGTCACCCCGGAGATCCCTCGATGCGCATCTCGTTCGCCTGCCCTTCCTGCAACGCCGGCGGATCCGCCGACGCGGCGTACATCGGCCGCGAGGTGCGATGCAGGCAGTGCAACACGCGGTTCGCGATCCGCGACCCGGAGGCCTCGGGCCCGGACGTCTACGCCCTGGAGGAGCCCGAGGCGCCCGCGCCCCGGCGGGTCGGGGCCTCCGG from Aquisphaera giovannonii includes these protein-coding regions:
- a CDS encoding DUF1501 domain-containing protein codes for the protein MNPLHDYLRMETRRQLLGRGVNAVGWGALAALLGRDGLAAMGASAGSTSAVPDRAAAARTHFPPKAKHVIYLHMVGGPSQMDLFDHKPQMDRWYDKDLPDSVRQGQRLTTMTSGQKRFPIAPSKYKFAQHGECGMWMTELLPYTSRMVDDLCFIRSMHTEAINHEPAITFIQTGNQVTGRPCLGSWASYGLGSLNDSLPTFVVLVAKPTNTEQLQAISGRLWSSGYLPGEHAGVSFRSGGEPILFINNPPGVPGEVRRNTLDGLRALNEMNAKVVGDPETHTRIEQYELAFRMQSSVPELTDLTREPASTYAFYGEQARRPGSFAHSALLARRMVERGVRFVQIYHNNWDHHANVGGRMPSQCRDVDQACWGLVQDLKARGLLDETLVIWGGEFGRTIYSQGGLSHDNYGRDHHPRCFTMWMAGGGARGGAIHGETDDFSYNIVKDPVHVRDFHATILHLLGFDHSRFTFRYQGLDQKLTGVEPAHVVKQLLA
- a CDS encoding DUF1553 domain-containing protein yields the protein MSRTTIPPALLAIALLAAPAARAADSPAIRYNRDIRPILAENCFACHGPDSASRKGDLRLDRREAAVEAGAITPGDPDGSELIARIASDDRTQLMPPASSHKTLTPQQKDLLARWIKAGAEYQAHWSLIPPVRPAPPKVKDEAWVRNPIDRFVLAKLEEAGLRPAPEADRRTLIRRLSLDLTGLPPEPAEVERFARDASPDAYARLVDHLLDSPRWGEHRARYWLDAARYADTHGYHFDNYREMYSYRDWVIDAFNRNMPFDRFTVEQLAGDLLPDRTLDQLIASGFNRCNATTNEGGTIAEENLANYTRDRTETFAQVWLGLTAGCAVCHDHKFDPLPQRDFYELSAFFNNSTQGAYDGNVKDTPPVIAVPAAADRARYQALKPRAADLKGQIERRSAQALPELEAWLKAQDRDALASLAPEGGRRLVVGLEARTGQGGRGGPKGTTPARPAFESADAGDFERDRPFAYGAWIRIDRGGQYGSVLARMDNRGGGYRGWDLWVEGDKVAAHLVHSWADDAAKVVSREGVPMKTWIHVFVTYDGSSKASGLKLYIDGRPAATDVAADTLKGTIRTGVPLKIGQRHAGQGLDAVAISDVRIHDRAIGDAEVAGIAAAGRALDLRDDPAGPRAEALRDGLLAWWTDARDARSRGLKAELARVEEELDAIRSRGTVAHVMEEKPGPATAYVLFRGEYDKRRDAVTAGTPDVLPPMPADLPRNRLGLARWLLRPENPLTARVTVNRFWQEVFGSGLVATAGDFGVSGELPSHPELLDWLAVEFRESGWDVKRLFRLIANSSAYRQAGVATPEKLEKDPQGRLLSRGPRFRLDGEVVRDYALAAGGLLSAKVGGPSVRPYQPDGVWEAVAMPESNTKSYRADAGEGLHRRSLYTFWKRSAPPASLEVFNAPSREVCTVRRERTNTPLQALVTLNDPQFVEAARGLALLALALPSADPEARVSLLAERLLARPLRPEEMAVVRASVDRLAAFYRSHPEDATKLLAVGELRPPAGVDPPTLAAWTMLANEMMNLDEVLNK